Below is a genomic region from Plasmodium relictum strain SGS1 genome assembly, chromosome: 13.
AAAATCCCAATTTTTTGTTGAAAGTATAGTTATCATATTTCTCACCCTTTATATTAGTCTCTTCTCTCtccttattttctttatttggATTATTTTCTATACTTTTAGtacatacaaaaaaataatttattttctcaatgaattcattattaaaataatctATAAATTTAATCATATTGTAATCAATATATTCTCTATATAATGAACAAATATTTTCaacattaaaatttttcaaattacataaaatttttttttcaatttgtTGTGGTAGCATTTGTAATAATCTGTTACTTTTGCTAAATATATAGCttgctttttttaattgatttattatgTGTTCTTCAAAATCACTAAATCCCCTATATAGAGGTATACAACTATTGTATGATAGAACATTTATGTTTCCATTATAGccttttttatcatttttattagaatCATAATAAGGATAGTCCTCCTCTCCTTTGAAATGAACTATTAATTTCCATgggatatttttatttgatatacttaaaaattgtttttcataccattcattatttatttcttttctcataattaatttataatatcttgaatcatttttaaagtacatatttttttcatatatctttttattattttctttattttcataatccTTATCGTATTCCGATATATCATCTCTTATTTTACTGGAAAAATTCTTATCAAATTCTAGACTATTCTCTTGtgtattattaaaaacatGTTTTGGAGAAAATTCCTCTTTTGATTTATAGTTCATTTCATTACACTTTTTCATAACATTTATCCCCATTGCTTTTTCTCTAATTTTAtgattatcattttttattttatcattgcatatgttttcattatattttttttttaattcatctaCCTCTCTTGTATCTTCTACAGCTGCTTGAATcatatttttagaaatagACAAATcctttatattatcattatttaagtCAATGTCTATTTCATTATTGAATTCTACTTCTGAATTGTAATTAATTGAGTCTTTCGTTGCATCTTTATTTAatgtataattattttcatttgtatCATTagtttcttttattattatgttattagaattatttatttctttgtaTGGaacttttataatatttacgTAATCgttaaataattcattacTAGAACAGAATTtcaaattttgttttttttcatttatataagtaTTTTCACTTTCAATATCACAATAAATATCGAATAATACACCTATAGGTAATCTCCAATCAAGAATGattctttcatttttgttttctctattttcattatttgaaTCATCatctaaattttcttttttatttttaaaacactCAAAATAAACACCGCATTTATTACCGTAAAAAGGTAAAATAAATGACTTAAAATATTCTAGGCATTTTGGAATTATATTtgataaatacatatatctttgaacatatatataataattagatGGAGATATAAGAGATACTGACTCCTTTTCATTAAGTGATAAGCATAATACTAATCCactttcttttatattattatttatttcttctatatttggtttttctaaaaaaggaattttgtttttttcttgCATAATTTGTATTCTTTCTATTATTtatctatttatttttataaatttatatatatatatattcatagaAATATATGagattatattaaaaattttaccacaactacatttttataataacaaaagtaataaaaacaGAAAGCGTATAAAAGTAGacaattttaaagaaaaatgaattacGCTGAcggcaaaaaaaaaaaaaaaaaaaaaaaaaactaacaaaaaaaaaagaaaaaaagaaatacttTTTCTTAAAAACATGAAAttacattaaaataaataacttgtaattaaaaagttACACATGCATAGAGTAAATATACgaaaattttgtaaaaattttatatataaatttttttttataaattatacatatttaagGAAAAGatagaaaatttattttatgaattaCTTATTATATTTTGCATATCGAgtttaatacttttttatttattacatttGACCCTGCTTATATCAATGTTATTTAAgattcttattttatatatatatatatagtatttttttttttttttattttatccttttagttttaatgaaaaaagttTATTTCATCTGAATTAATCCTATATAAGGTATTAAATTAAACATAcgttttcataaaatttatttttaaatgaaataaagatTTGAAATtatcaataatttttatttgaataaaattatatagaacACAgcaaaatagaaaaatatagttcttgaatatattattatcttctttaaattttgagaattttttctattttttaaagattttaaaaatatttgcataattttcttaatgcatatttttttttttttcgagttgaaaaagaaaataattatatgaatataattcTATATTCATTTTGTATTTAATCTTTATATATAGTGATTATcttaattatatatgtaatataaCTTTGAATTATTGTGATTACTATAAAAGTAGTAGTTATATttgctcttttttttttttctgtttttaaATAGGACAAAAtgtagaaataaaaattaatttttaccttcaaaaaatagaaaataaaaacaaaataaaatgaaggaaaattttcttatatttttatagaaaatgttaatgaaaattttctattcatttttctaataataaaaacaaaaaaaaaaactcacttttttaaatataattttatctaGAGTATTTACATATGTATGTAAACTTAATTCTCATTAATTgagacaatttttttttttttattaagaacTTTCGAGTTTCTCATACtacatttcttttatataattagttattttttctattatatgttttatttctttttgaaAAAGAAGTAAATGTATGAAATGTGATTATAAAGTGTgactattaataaaaataggaaGAAAATGAAGTTTCGTAAGCATAAAGGTTCAttagatgaagaaaaattgTTTGAGAATATATCAAAAGATGATTGTggaatgataaaaaaatttactttgGGAGTATGTGCTATGGAAAGCAAAGTGGAAAGTGCACCAATGGAATGTATACTAAAAAGATTGGCAAAGAGTGGAGactttaatataataaaatttaaagaagaTATGATATTAAATCAAGATATTGACTCTTGGCCAATAGTTGATTGTTTAATAGCATTTTATTCTACTGGATTTCCTTTAAAAAAAGCAATTGAATAcgtaaaaaaatacaaaccaataacattgaataatttaGAGAAACAATTAATATTACGTTCAAGATTACAAATATATGAACAACTAAAGAAATGGAGAGTCCCTCATGCTAATTATGTGGTAGTAGACCATGACACAGTAAAAAAAGGAGAACATGTATTTGAAGAATATTATGATTATATAGTTTATGATAATATACGCTTAAATAAACCATTTATAG
It encodes:
- the ATG5 gene encoding autophagy protein 5, putative; the protein is MQEKNKIPFLEKPNIEEINNNIKESGLVLCLSLNEKESVSLISPSNYYIYVQRYMYLSNIIPKCLEYFKSFILPFYGNKCGVYFECFKNKKENLDDDSNNENRENKNERIILDWRLPIGVLFDIYCDIESENTYINEKKQNLKFCSSNELFNDYVNIIKVPYKEINNSNNIIIKETNDTNENNYTLNKDATKDSINYNSEVEFNNEIDIDLNNDNIKDLSISKNMIQAAVEDTREVDELKKKYNENICNDKIKNDNHKIREKAMGINVMKKCNEMNYKSKEEFSPKHVFNNTQENSLEFDKNFSSKIRDDISEYDKDYENKENNKKIYEKNMYFKNDSRYYKLIMRKEINNEWYEKQFLSISNKNIPWKLIVHFKGEEDYPYYDSNKNDKKGYNGNINVLSYNSCIPLYRGFSDFEEHIINQLKKASYIFSKSNRLLQMLPQQIEKKILCNLKNFNVENICSLYREYIDYNMIKFIDYFNNEFIEKINYFFVCTKSIENNPNKENKEREETNIKGEKYDNYTFNKKLGFSDEIEENIKNENEYILNKNDCNNENRSTINNDVSNQTNDSKDFYLSDNNMIKNTIINSCINNANGNNYSNINFSVNTYNNGLHIEKKYKQNNDNLVFTNINKENSNCRKSNSSFSHGNYSKEKCITHEILKDEKLVKEVPIIIHIYGPPYNQIITKFPLFKIIYSEKNKNVIEEFFLYTLGDFLHEMFPSFFRKIKKEKKKNLEDKVDIENKEIGDKIKIREFYNENVKLNIDEKKKEKYINNPKNMYDIYLNSETIFYFEEDYYLIFSDYMFIMINGIQIPLKTPLYWLTTNFAQFDNFLHIILRIPSY